One Rhodobacteraceae bacterium M385 genomic region harbors:
- a CDS encoding glycine--tRNA ligase subunit alpha: MTEATTPRSFQEIILRLQAYWAAKGCAIMQPYDMEVGAGTFHPATTLRSLGDRAWTAAYVQPSRRPTDGRYGENPNRLQHYYQYQVIIKPSPPDLQDLYLGSLRAIGIDTDLHDIRFVEDDWESPTLGAWGLGWEVWCDGMEVSQFTYFQQVGGHDCHPVSGELTYGLERLAIYILGIDHVMDMPYNDPDAPIALTYGDVFRQTEEEYSRHNFDAATTETLLRHFEDAEAECQQLLSHDAVDPKTGKHIIMVHPAYDQAIKASHMFNLLDARGVISVTERQAYIGRVRALTKMCADAFVQTAAGGADVSSAAGAA, encoded by the coding sequence ATGACTGAGGCAACCACCCCACGCTCGTTCCAAGAGATCATCCTGCGCCTACAGGCGTATTGGGCGGCCAAGGGCTGCGCGATCATGCAGCCCTACGATATGGAGGTCGGCGCTGGCACCTTCCACCCCGCCACGACCCTGCGTTCGTTGGGCGACCGGGCGTGGACGGCGGCCTATGTGCAGCCCTCGCGCCGCCCCACCGATGGGCGTTATGGCGAGAACCCGAACCGCTTACAGCATTACTATCAGTATCAGGTCATCATCAAACCAAGCCCGCCCGACCTGCAGGACCTCTACCTTGGCAGCTTGCGGGCCATCGGGATTGATACCGATCTGCACGACATCCGTTTCGTAGAGGACGATTGGGAAAGCCCGACCCTTGGCGCTTGGGGCTTGGGATGGGAAGTGTGGTGCGACGGCATGGAAGTGTCTCAGTTCACCTATTTCCAACAGGTCGGCGGCCATGACTGCCACCCTGTCTCGGGCGAGTTGACCTACGGGCTGGAGCGTTTGGCGATCTATATCCTTGGCATCGATCACGTCATGGACATGCCCTACAACGACCCCGATGCGCCGATCGCGCTGACCTACGGTGACGTGTTCCGCCAGACGGAAGAGGAATACTCCCGCCACAACTTCGACGCGGCCACCACCGAGACCCTACTGCGCCACTTTGAGGATGCAGAAGCCGAGTGTCAGCAACTGCTGTCCCACGACGCCGTGGACCCAAAGACCGGCAAGCATATCATCATGGTCCACCCCGCCTATGACCAAGCGATCAAGGCGAGCCATATGTTTAACCTTCTTGATGCCCGTGGCGTGATCTCGGTCACAGAACGCCAAGCCTACATTGGCCGGGTCCGTGCCCTGACGAAGATGTGCGCCGATGCCTTCGTGCAAACGGCGGCGGGCGGCGCGGATGTGTCATCTGCGGCAGGTGCGGCGTGA
- the glyS gene encoding glycine--tRNA ligase subunit beta: MPDLLLELFSEEIPARMQARASADLKRMVTDGLVEAGLTYASAGTFVTPRRLVLTIEGLTESSPTTSEERRGPKVGAPEKALEGFLRGAGVSRDALEEREEKKGTFYYAKVTTEGREAQAIIAELIPQVIRTFPWPKSMRWGSGSLKWVRPLQSILCLLSREDGSEVVPFDVDGIAAGNTTEGHRFMAPGRFAVSSFDDYSTKLRAAHVVPSAQDRADAIWHDATNMAFAAGLEVVEDAGLLAEVAGLVEWPVVLMGEIAEDFLGLPAEVLQTSMREHQKFFSVRNPATGRIERFITVANRDTADSGATIIAGNSKVLFARLADGKFFWDNDLRIARDGMGAWREALQNVTFERRLGSQSERVERIAALAREIAPMVGADPTAAETAARIAKADLSSEMVYEFPELQGTMGKYYALEAGLAPEIAAVAEEHYAPLGPTDDVPTAPLSVAVALADKLDLLTGFWAIDEKPTGSKDPFALRRAALGVIRIVLDGDTRFNLLPLMNSASDAHYQPHLLSMLDDARDQDERLAKSLGISIQNLPKAREILRQALPRVETQRKISLELALEEISDPDEDLLSFFHDRLKVHLKAENIRHDVIDAALSMEPADDLTLVVARARALQSFLNTPDGENLIQGYKRSANILAQAEQKDGVKYRYGADAKYAETAEETALFDALEAARKAIAPAVAEEQFEAAMGEMAKLRAPIDAFFEAVQVNADSDVIRRNRLNLLHDITQTCGSVADLTKIEG; this comes from the coding sequence ATGCCCGACCTTCTGCTGGAACTCTTTTCCGAAGAAATCCCCGCCCGGATGCAGGCCCGCGCCAGCGCGGACCTCAAGCGGATGGTGACCGATGGTCTGGTGGAGGCCGGGTTGACCTACGCCTCTGCGGGTACTTTCGTGACGCCCCGCCGCCTTGTCCTGACCATTGAGGGGCTGACAGAATCCTCCCCCACCACGTCCGAAGAACGCCGTGGCCCCAAGGTGGGCGCGCCGGAAAAAGCGTTGGAAGGCTTCCTGCGCGGGGCAGGGGTGTCGCGTGATGCGCTGGAAGAGCGCGAAGAAAAGAAGGGCACCTTCTACTACGCCAAAGTCACGACCGAAGGCCGCGAGGCGCAAGCCATCATCGCCGAGTTGATCCCGCAAGTGATCCGCACGTTCCCTTGGCCCAAGTCCATGCGCTGGGGCTCGGGTAGCCTGAAATGGGTGCGCCCGTTGCAGTCGATCCTGTGTCTTTTGTCGCGCGAAGATGGCTCGGAAGTGGTGCCATTCGATGTGGACGGCATCGCGGCAGGCAACACGACCGAAGGCCACCGTTTCATGGCGCCGGGCCGCTTTGCGGTGTCGTCTTTCGATGATTACTCCACCAAACTGCGGGCCGCCCATGTGGTTCCGTCAGCCCAAGACCGTGCCGATGCGATCTGGCACGACGCCACCAACATGGCCTTCGCGGCGGGCCTGGAGGTCGTGGAAGACGCGGGCCTTCTGGCCGAGGTCGCGGGCCTTGTGGAATGGCCCGTCGTCTTGATGGGCGAAATTGCCGAGGATTTCCTGGGCCTGCCTGCCGAAGTGCTGCAAACCTCCATGCGCGAACACCAGAAGTTCTTCTCGGTCCGTAATCCCGCCACGGGGCGGATTGAGCGCTTCATCACCGTCGCCAACCGCGACACGGCTGATTCCGGAGCTACGATCATCGCGGGCAACTCCAAGGTTCTGTTCGCCCGTTTGGCGGACGGAAAGTTCTTCTGGGACAACGACTTGCGCATTGCACGTGATGGCATGGGCGCGTGGCGCGAGGCGTTGCAAAACGTCACGTTTGAGCGCCGCTTGGGCAGCCAGTCGGAACGGGTGGAGCGTATCGCCGCCTTGGCCCGCGAAATCGCCCCCATGGTCGGCGCGGACCCAACGGCAGCCGAGACCGCCGCCCGTATCGCCAAGGCCGATCTGTCGTCGGAAATGGTCTATGAGTTCCCCGAGCTGCAAGGCACGATGGGCAAGTACTATGCCTTGGAAGCGGGCCTTGCCCCCGAAATCGCCGCCGTCGCCGAGGAACACTACGCCCCGCTTGGCCCCACCGATGATGTCCCCACAGCCCCCTTGAGCGTGGCCGTGGCGCTGGCCGACAAACTGGACCTGCTGACGGGTTTCTGGGCGATTGATGAGAAGCCCACAGGCTCGAAAGACCCGTTTGCTTTGAGGCGGGCGGCACTGGGGGTTATTCGGATTGTTTTGGATGGGGACACTCGATTTAATTTGCTGCCGCTGATGAACTCAGCAAGCGATGCTCACTATCAGCCACATCTATTGAGCATGCTTGATGATGCCCGAGATCAAGATGAGCGATTGGCGAAAAGCTTAGGCATTTCGATCCAGAACTTGCCTAAGGCACGAGAAATTTTGCGCCAAGCCCTTCCTAGGGTAGAGACACAACGCAAGATTTCGTTGGAGTTGGCGCTGGAGGAAATATCTGATCCTGATGAAGATCTCCTCTCCTTCTTCCACGACCGCCTCAAAGTTCACCTCAAGGCCGAGAACATCCGCCATGATGTGATCGACGCGGCGCTCTCGATGGAGCCCGCCGACGACCTCACCCTCGTGGTGGCCCGCGCCCGCGCGTTGCAATCCTTCCTCAACACGCCCGACGGCGAAAACTTGATCCAAGGCTACAAGCGCTCTGCCAATATCCTGGCTCAAGCCGAGCAGAAGGACGGGGTCAAATATCGCTACGGCGCGGATGCCAAATACGCCGAAACGGCTGAGGAAACGGCCCTGTTCGACGCCCTTGAAGCGGCGAGGAAAGCCATCGCGCCAGCGGTGGCCGAGGAGCAGTTTGAAGCCGCCATGGGCGAAATGGCCAAGCTCCGTGCCCCCATTGATGCCTTCTTCGAGGCCGTTCAGGTGAACGCCGACAGCGATGTCATCCGCCGTAACCGGTTGAACTTGCTGCACGATATTACGCAAACCTGTGGCTCTGTGGCGGATTTGACCAAGATCGAGGGCTAA
- a CDS encoding histidine kinase has protein sequence MTSGRIIVVVIVLSTILFGVGLWYTNTRAYYAPLEEVTLTVQAEDGTLVPLAISDAQGIDAATSPLRYRACFTLDDTGPLADATPYADPTPLFPPAWFDCFDASAIGEALESGAAQAYLGQFDFARGVDRVVAIFPDGRGFAWTQLNGTLE, from the coding sequence GTGACCTCGGGCCGCATCATTGTGGTGGTGATCGTGCTGTCCACGATCCTTTTTGGCGTGGGTCTGTGGTACACCAACACCCGCGCCTACTATGCGCCGTTGGAGGAAGTGACGCTGACGGTTCAGGCCGAAGACGGCACGCTGGTGCCGCTGGCGATCTCGGACGCGCAAGGCATTGACGCCGCGACCTCTCCGCTGCGTTACCGGGCCTGTTTCACGCTGGATGACACGGGCCCCTTGGCCGATGCCACACCCTACGCCGACCCCACGCCGCTGTTCCCGCCCGCGTGGTTCGATTGCTTTGATGCATCGGCAATTGGCGAGGCGCTGGAAAGCGGCGCGGCGCAAGCCTACTTGGGCCAATTCGACTTCGCCCGTGGCGTGGACCGCGTGGTTGCCATTTTCCCCGACGGGCGCGGCTTCGCCTGGACCCAACTCAACGGCACGCTTGAATAG